From Stigmatopora nigra isolate UIUO_SnigA chromosome 5, RoL_Snig_1.1, whole genome shotgun sequence, a single genomic window includes:
- the reps2 gene encoding ralBP1-associated Eps domain-containing protein 2 codes for MEQEGAGGGGAAAGYLEGLIPLHEHERRYYSGLHGLCQAAQADSSGSQLSSSKVAELFKASGLPAEMLHQVMEVSGAKRAGYFGTAQFYVALKLLAAAQAGLPVRLECASADLPLPRFAGIQADPEIQSHKFWDLDSDKKEAPPSGQSPPCSPKTYHTYPYDSPRKRQMVDSHAGIELTPSTTEQECDVDDPWRITQEQLEYYTNQFKSLQPDLGALILGAVAKNFFTKSKLPIPELSHIWELSDVDQDGALTFSEFCWAFHLIVARKNGYPLPESLPPGLRPALGSLDEKVQCMKTPTIPANTKKDPKDEECKNQECSFGPVETLKEGTTLQLDTFSSRPEASSLDPDRRPKTKTRQRSYSSTSADDAMRKADEPPVPPPRPQKSHSRASSLDLNKLFQQGAPATSGWSATPPALPPRPPASQAKVRQLNFADFGRFREEDESGENLQERGRRPTLQSSATDSREDPPKKQAPPHKPVRRKHRTTEDRNVERSEPPAGHFVKHVQKHERAVQTAIRKNKEAHAVLSRLNSELQQQLKAVNRERVALETQLELLRPSADVQATNLQIPNKLTLASN; via the exons ATGGAGCAGGAAGGCGCCGGTGGCGGAGGAGCTGCAGCGGGGTACCTGGAAGGTCTAATCCCGCTGCACGAACACGAGCGGCGGTACTACTCCGGTCTGCATGGGCTGTGTCAGGCCGCTCAGGCGGATTCCTCCGGGAGTCAGCTGTCCTCTTCAAAGGTGGCCGAGCTCTTCAAGGCGTCCGGGCTCCCCGCTGAAATGCTGCACCAG GTGATGGAGGTATCCGGCGCCAAGAGGGCGGGCTACTTCGGCACAGCTCAGTTCTACGTGGCCCTCAAGCTGCTGGCCGCCGCCCAAGCCGGTCTTCCCGTCCGCCTGGAGTGCGCCTCGGCCG ATCTACCTCTGCCCAGATTCGCCGGGATTCAAGCCGACCCCGAGATCCAGTCCCACAAGTTTTGGGATTTGGACTCCGACAAGAAG GAAGCGCCCCCTTCAGGCCAATCGCCTCCTTGCTCCCCAAAGACCTACCATACCTACCCGTACGACTCACCCAGAAAAAGACAGATGGTCGACTCACATGCAG GCATTGAGTTGACCCCATCAACGACGGAGCAGGAGTGCGACGTTGACGACCCCTGGAGGATCACTCAGGAACAACTGGAATATTACACCAATCAGTTTAAAAGCCTTCAGCCCGATTTGGGTGCTCTCATACTag gTGCGGTCGCAAAGAATTTTTTCACCAAATCCAAACTTCCCATACCAGAACTCTCCCACATTTG ggaACTCAGCGACGTGGATCAGGACGGCGCGCTAACGTTTAGCGAGTTTTGCTGGGCTTTCCATCTGATTGTGGCGCGAAAAAATGGCTACCCTCTCCCTGAGAGTCTTCCTCCTGGTTTGCGGCCTGCGTTGGGATCTTTGGATGAGAAA GTCCAATGTATGAAAACCCCAACAATTCCAGCCAACACCAAAAAGGATCCCAAAGACGAAGAATGCAAAAATCAAG AATGTAGCTTTGGCCCCGTGGAGACGTTAAAAGAAGGAACGACTTTGCAACTGGACACATTTTCCAGCAGACCAG AGGCGTCCTCGCTGGACCCGGACCGGCGCCCCAAGACCAAAACCCGGCAAAG ATCGTACTCCAGCACCTCGGCCGACGACGCCATGCGGAAGGCGGACGAACCTCCCGTACCGCCGCCTCGACCCCAAAAGAGCCACTCCCGAGCCTCTTCGCTGGACCTTAATAAGCTCTTCCAGCAGGGGGCGCCAG CAACGAGCGGATGGTCGGCCACGCCCCCGGCTCTACCCCCCAGACCGCCGGCCTCGCAG GCTAAAGTACGGCAGCTCAACTTTGCAGACTTTGGTCGCTTCAGAGAAGAG gacGAGAGTGGCGAGAATCTCCAAGAACGCGGCCGGCGCCCCACGCTCCAATCGAGCGCCACAGATTCGAGAGAG GACCCACCAAAAAAGCAAGCTCCGCCCCACAAGCCCGTCCGGAGAAAGCATCGGACGACGGAGGACCGGAACGTGGAGCGCTCGGAGCCGCCTGCTGGCCATTTTGTGAAACACGTGCAAAA GCACGAGCGAGCCGTCCAGACGGCCATCCGAAAGAACAAGGAAGCCCACGCCGTCCTCAGTCGACTCAACAGCGAACTCCAGCAGCAACTCAAg GCGGTCAATCGGGAGCGGGTCGCCTTGGAAACCCAACTGGAGCTCCTGCGCCCCTCGGCGGACGTCCAAGCGACCAATCTCCAAATCCCCAAcaagctaacgttagcttccAACTGA
- the LOC144196459 gene encoding cadherin-24-like, producing MRRLVVFLLFWGVAWPDVAGKPPFQGLSVPGSSAHPRVHYGMAPPSRRKRSWLWNQFFVIEEYRGPEPVLIGRLHSDMDRGDGRTEYTLEGEGVGSVFVIDGRTGNIHVTKSLDREEKEQYRLTATATDRRTGRALEPSSQFVIRVQDINDNPPVFPAEPHVATVPEMADIGTSVIQVTARDADDPAYGISAQLVYAITEGHDYFSVDPQTGILRTAMPNMDRETQEEYVVVLQARDMGGHLGGLSGTTTVTVRLSDVNDNPPHFRRSAWSFSVSELAAPGVEVGRLTATDADVGDNALLEFAIMDAEEAQTFNVSAREREAIIVLNKLLDYESRNSYSFTVEVANPLVDPRYLKLGPFKDQAMVRVMVLNADEPPRFSQARYHLDVSENCPPVCSVGRVHAVDPDTGRSGDIRYSIDPRSDPEALFRIASDTGFISTVMELDREQEQWHNLTVVATQRDNPDLMSKVVVAIETLDQNDNAPELDRHYATSVCDSTPPGQVVQVLRAVDRDPGWQDAPVHFSIAPESSSALNLSIKDSGGSTASLVLRSALEAAPGYAPSLVSLHVPVVLRDGASGLANTATVTVTVCPCLRGGMRTEERGSRARGRRWERRAACRPAPAASPSVVFTLVMLMAALACVTTLLVVCALSLSMRRQKRDAHSSADDDDVRENIISYDDEGGGEADTAAFDMAALQSMHRIQHAPRNIWYTQQSAPPPRVRTYSVSPNPHPGPEPERRPGSAPLYGRLCYGVHAMPVLADYYLQSGAAGRLPLAAKQRQVGVPPAVIRRPPEMGRARLLASQTLSRWMARSQDGAKMDPEPVQTDLAEVQPAAAATAASLSSSDPSGSSHQSPGGSSANRTGAAEDDTDSSLPSASEPTNPAPPAAATYSVVGSLNGTLRRPPRVEDLLNFRLNRVTSDPSQPPYDSLRTYEFEGRDSRAESLSSLESEDAGGAGGDPRGAGPATPPGGMEELNVKFQRLVQLIRERKSAKDRQGGEPGPPHPDHPQVDPPPPPPETPEKEVQKWDF from the exons ATGAGACGACTGGTCGTCTTTCTCCTTTTTTGGGGCGTGGCCTGGCCGGACGTGGCGGGAAAGCCGCCTTTTCAAGGACTGAGCGTCCCGGGGAGCTCCGCCCATCCTCGGGTCCACTACGGGATGGCTCCGCCTTCTCGGCGCAAGAGGAGCTGGCTGTGGAACCAGTTCTTCGTCATCGAGGAGTACCGAGGACCGGAACCCGTGCTCATTGGACGG CTGCACTCGGACATGGACCGCGGCGACGGGAGGACCGAGTACACGCTGGAGGGCGAAGGAGTGGGCTCGGTGTTTGTCATCGACGGCCGCACGGGAAACATCCACGTGACCAAGTCCCTGGACCGCGAGGAGAAGGAGCAGTACCGGCTGACGGCCACCGCCACCGACCGGCGCACGGGCAGGGCGCTAGAGCCGTCCTCGCAGTTCGTCATCCGCGTGCAGGACATCAACGACAACCCGCCCGTCTTCCCCGCCGAGCCCCACGTGGCCACCGTGCCGGAAATGGCCGACATAG GCACGTCGGTCATCCAGGTGACGGCCAGGGACGCCGACGACCCCGCGTACGGGATCAGCGCCCAGTTGGTCTACGCCATCACCGAAGGACATGATTATTTCTCCGTCGATCCTCAGACAG GCATCCTGCGGACAGCCATGCCCAACATGGATCGCGAGACCCAGGAGGAATACGTGGTGGTTCTCCAGGCCCGAGACATGGGGGGCCACCTGGGGGGCCTGTCCGGGACCACCACCGTCACCGTCCGGCTCAGCGACGTCAACGACAACCCGCCGCACTTTAGACGCA GCGCGTGGTCGTTTTCCGTGTCGGAGCTGGCCGCCCCGGGCGTGGAAGTGGGTCGTCTCACGGCCACGGACGCCGACGTGGGCGACAACGCCCTGCTGGAGTTTGCCATCATGGACGCCGAGGAGGCGCAGACCTTCAACGTCAGCGCCAGGGAGCGAGAAGCCATCATTGTGCTCAACAAA CTGCTGGACTACGAGAGTCGAAATTCCTACTCGTTCACGGTGGAGGTGGCCAACCCCCTGGTGGACCCCCGCTACCTGAAACTGGGTCCCTTCAAGGACCAGGCCATGGTCCGGGTCATGGTCCTCAACGCCGACGAGCCGCCCCGCTTCTCCCAGGCCCGCTACCACTTGGACGTGTCGGAAAACTGCCCGCCCGTCTGCTCGGTGGGCCGCGTGCACGCCGTCGACCCCGACACGGGACGCAGCGGCGACATTAG GTACTCCATCGACCCCAGGTCGGACCCCGAAGCGCTTTTCCGCATCGCCTCCGACACGGGATTTATCAGCACGGTGATGGAGCTGGACCGCGAGCAGGAACAGTGGCATAACCTCACCGTGGTCGCCACGCAGAGAG ACAACCCCGATCTGATGTCCAAGGTGGTGGTTGCCATAGAAACGCTGGACCAGAACGACAACGCCCCGGAGTTGGACCGCCACTACGCCACGTCGGTTTGTGACTCCACCCCCCCGGGACAG GTGGTTCAGGTCTTACGTGCCGTGGATAGAGACCCGGGATGGCAGGACGCGCCCGTCCACTTCAGCATCGCGCCCGAGTCTAGCTCCGCCCTCAACCTCTCCATCAAGGACAGCGGCG GGTCCACGGCCAGCCTGGTCCTCCGCTCTGCCCTGGAGGCGGCACCGGGCTACGCGCCCTCTCTGGTCAGCCTCCACGTTCCGGTGGTCCTGCGAGACGGCGCCTCGGGCCTGGCCAACACGGCCACCGTCACCGTCACCGTCTGCCCGTGCCTGCGCGGCGGCATGCGGACGGAGGAGCGCGGCTCCCGCGCGCGGGGCCGGCGCTGGGAGCGCCGCGCCGCCTGCCGCCCGGCCCCCGCCGCCTCGCCCTCCGTGGTCTTCACGCTGGTCATGCTGATGGCGGCGCTGGCCTGCGTCACCACTCTGTTGG TGGTGTGCGCGCTGTCCCTGTCCATGCGGCGTCAGAAACGCGACGCCCACTCGTCGGCGGACGACGACGACGTGCGGGAGAACATCATCTCCTACGACGACGAGGGGGGCGGCGAGGCCGACACGGCGGCCTTCGACATGGCGGCGCTGCAGAGCATGCACCGGATACAACACGCGCCAAGGAACAT ATGGTACACCCAGCAgagtgccccgcccccccgGGTCAGAACCTACAGCGTGAGCCCCAACCCCCACCCGGGCCCCGAACCCGAGCGGCGTCCCGGCTCGGCGCCGCTCTACGGCCGCCTTTGCTACGGCGTCCACGCCATGCCCGTCCTGGCCGACTACTATTTGCAATCCGGCGCCGCCGGGCGGCTCCCCCTGGCGGCCAAGCAGCGGCAGGTGGGCGTCCCTCCCGCCGTGATCCGGCGCCCTCCCGAGATGGGGCGGGCCAGGCTGTTGGCCAGTCAGACCTTGAGCCGGTGGATGGCCAGGAGCCAAGATGGCGCCAAGATGGACCCAGAACCCGTTCAG ACGGACTTGGCGGAGGTccagcccgccgccgccgccaccgccgccagtCTCAGCAGCTCCGACCCAAGTGGCTCCTCCCACCAGAGCCCCGGCGGCTCGTCGGCCAATCGGACGGGTGCGGCGGAGGACGACACCGACAGCTCGCTCCCCTCGGCCTCCGAGCCGACCAACCCCGCCcctcccgccgccgccacgtACAGCGTGGTGGGCTCGCTGAACGGCACCCTGCGGCGCCCCCCGAGGGTGGAGGACCTGCTCAACTTCCGTCTCAACCGGGTGACCTCCGACCCCTCGCAGCCGCCGTACGACTCGCTGCGGACTTACGAGTTCGAGGGACGCGACTCCCGGGCCGAGTCGTTGAGCTCGCTGGAGAGCGAGGACGCCGGGGGTGCCGGGGGAGACCCCCGGGGGGCCGGGCCCGCGACGCCCCCAGGGGGCATGGAGGAGCTCAACGTTAAATTCCAGCGTTTGGTACAGCTCATCCGGGAAAGGAAGAGCGCCAAGGACCGGCAGGGAGGGGAACCTGGGCCCCCCCATCCAGACCACCCTCAGGTggatcctcctcctcctcctccggagACCCCAGAAAAGGAGGTCCAGAAGTGGGACTTTTGA
- the cltrn gene encoding collectrin yields MFGKLIFGILWVISAGERLCLPDASDGYKVRLSLQTALGSDAYAWTPNEVFLFRATLAFAMRNHLPGLEFGVDDVVVCEETPRVSFWFVVRRPDDPERLVGGAEVELAIRKSRKRINSAFLLTDRTLEFVGIAPTLTAPVAPATPPWLIAFGVVMGAVGAGFVVLVASSIIQKRRGKKENVAEDATEDDDGESGTSKRLENGGARRQAGSLANDGLANDGFSDDERVTQM; encoded by the exons ATGTTTGGGAAACTGATTTTCGGGATTTTGTGGGTGATTTCGGCGGGTGAGCGTCTTTGTCTACCAG ACGCTTCAGATGGCTACAAAGTTCGCCTGAGCCTGCAGACGGCCCTGGGAAGCGACGCC TACGCTTGGACCCCCAATGAAGTGTTCCTGTTCCGAGCCACGCTGGCTTTCGCCATGCGGAATCATCTCCCCGGTTTGGAATTCGG GGTGGACGACGTGGTGGTATGCGAGGAGACGCCACGGGTGTCCTTCTGGTTCGTGGTCAGGCGACCCGATGACCCCGAGCGCCTTGTGGGCGGGGCCGAGGTGGAGCTGGCCATCAG AAAATCCCGCAAACGCATCAACAGCGCTTTCCTGCTAACGGACCGGACGCTGGAGTTTGTGGGTATCGCGCCCACTCTGACGGCGCCGGTGGCGCCCGCCACGCCGCCCTGGCTCATCGCCTTCGGGGTGGTGATGGGCGCCGTGGGGGCCGGATTTGTCGTACTGGTGGCCTCCTCCATCATTCAAAAGAGAAG aggGAAGAAGGAAAACGTGGCAGAGGACGCCACAGAGGACGACGACGGCGAGTCCGGGACGTCCAAGCGTCTGGAAAATGGCGGCGCGCGACGGCAGGCCGGCAGCTTGGCCAACGACGGTTTGGCCAACGACGGCTTTTCCGACGACGAGCGCGTGACGCAAATGTAA